In the genome of Euwallacea fornicatus isolate EFF26 chromosome 21, ASM4011564v1, whole genome shotgun sequence, the window CTCAGTGCTGGGGTAAGCAGATACTGCAACAACTACCTCTTTACGAATAACCTAAATACGTACACTAATAAGTGTTTTGACCAGAAACAGATTTAATGTGCGACATTCCTCGGTTGCACGAAGGCCTTTTGTAGAATCACccaaatactaaaaaattctTGGTTCAAGTCGCAAAAGTACATATTAAATCGTCTACATCTAAAGAATGTCCCTGccggaatatttttcttattaagaaaaaaaatctctaatgAGCATAAAACTCTGACCAGCTAAAATACCAATTCGATTCACAGGATTTCAATGAGCACCAGTAACGGAAAAATGATTGGCTTCTTTATTGGTAAAACCTTGGAAAGTCCGGAATGCATTATAAGAACAACGACTTCAGACGTTTAGATTATGGCCATTAAGGCGGAGGTTAATCAAGGACACGCTAAATCAACAACGCCATCTCTGGTCTAGAAAAAAGTATTAACGAAGTTAATACCTGGACAACTATGAATTAAGAGTGGGTCCTAGAGCGGCTTAACTGTTAAGTGCTCCTCGACAATGTAACCCTTTATGAATGGCTCTAGATTGGGGAGAGATTTATCTTAAGCGCGGACAGATGCCGCTGTCTTGCAACAATTTTCTCCCAAACAGATGGCGCCCATAACCCTCTTTCCTCAAACACTCCATACCTTAGATCTCGTTTATCTTGcgataataacatttttatattaaagatACCTTTTAGTACCAGTCAGACAATTAAAACTGACGGCGGAACGTTGTTTATTAGTAATATTCCCTAATTAATATGTAAGCTCCAGTGATGTTGTTCCTAGTGTTATCATTGAGTTTGCTCGCCATCTTTGATACCGAGGGCTGCCCCTGTACGTGCAGGATCTTTGACTTGAGAGAATCTTAGTAATCCATCAAGTTTTAGTGAACGTGTGTAGAACCCCTAATGATACCCAGGGATATTGTACGCAGCTGCAGAATTGCGTTCATTTAGGGAAGTTGGCCAACAGTACTGATTTGAGAGGGAGGAAGTTTGTCCGAACCTCGATATGCGGATATGATTTAGACAACTCGTATCTGTATTGCTGTGATGCTGATGGAGTTTTAGAAAAGCTCAAAGAAAATTGCACTTTTACTTCCAAACCCAACATGGCGCCAACTCAAGAATATCATTCGTCTCCTCCTCCTGTTAAAATTGAGTCTAGTACGACACCTCCAACAGTCACAGGTATTTACCTTCAAACTCTCAAAACTCACCTGTTAACATAATACTTTTCTCATTTCACAGGTTCCCCATTGGTATCTCATTTAAGCTACTGTCAAACCCCTAATGGGGACATCGCTCAGTGCATGTCCATCTTCAGCTGTCCTTCTCTTTTGGCAGCTGCAGTCAGTAACACCACCAGTGACTCCAGGAGGTACTTGCGCGAATCCACATGCGGATACAAAAGTGGGATTTTCTTCGTTTGTTGCGGGAAAGACATCAACTTTGCCCAGTCGAATCTGGAACAGGACTTTGCAGAAGAAGCTGAAGAGATTAGGCCTAGTGATGCTATAGGTGAAGATATGTGTGGTGTGGAAGTAGGTATGGTTTAGATACTTGTAGACAAGCATTTGGGAGTGAAGTTTGGGTTTTAGGTGACTCCCGAAAACGTCCCGTTTGTGCGCGAGGATAGGAATTTATTCCAGAATATTTCCCTAGAAAATAGGATTTTCGGAGGTACAGAGTCAGAACTCCATGAATTCCCATGGGTGGCCCTCTTGGAGTACGCGGATAACCATACTGGCTATCGAGTATTTCTTTGCGCCGGTTCTCTGATCTCCTCCAGACACGTTCTCACGGCTGCGCATTGCATAATCCCCGTCTCCGCTTATAAAATGTGATTTTGGCTAATTTATGAATGCACGGTGCCTATTTAACAATGTTCCAGGGTGAGTGTCCGATTGGGGGCCTGGAACTACACCACTACAGACAAGTACTGCGCCCAAAGTAACGGTACAACTGTATGCATTGACCCGGCCGTTGATGTGGAAGTAGCCTCTTCGTATGTTCATCCCTCATATGTACCCAGAACCAAACAGAAACACCATGATATTGGGATTATCACGCTAAAGAACGACGTCAAGTTTACAGGCACGTTCTAatggaaaacttaaaaataataatacacttttaaatgaaatgtagGTCACGTTAGGCCAATTTGCCTCCCGATCCAGGGAGTGGACGCTCCTCCTGGAGAGAGGCTGACATTATCCGGATGGGGCTTGACTGGCTTTAATGATGCCACGGTGATCAAACAAAAAGTTGACGTACCTCTGATCCCAGTGTCGCAGTGCTCTTTAATGttcctgaaaaatttcacTCTGGGTACCAAAGAGGAACGTAGACTGAGCAGAGGGCAGTTCTGCGCCGGAGGGGAGAGTGGCAAAGACGCATGCGTAGGTAAGCAAAACATACATTTACCCCAGTAGGTGTCTTATTATGCACTTTCCAGGCGACAGTGGAGCTCCATTGATGAGACGATTCAATTCTTCCAGATGGCACGTAGAGGGAGTAGTCTCGTTTGGGATCGGCTGTGGAGTGACAGATTTTTATGGGGTGTACACGAAAGTGTCTTATTACACTGACTGGATACGCGAAATTgttagtaataaataaattatttatcttttattgttattatattGTGATGCTGACAATTGTGCCTGACCCCGCGGTTTTCCGGGATTTTACACTCGTCAATCAAAAACACATTGGTGTGCTAAAAATTTGGAGCACATGTATTATTAAATGATCTAATTACCAAGGAAGTGAGGAAATGACGAACTCATGGAGAATCCCTTATTCCCGGTATCAAACTCCCCTCTCAGCTAACCAGCACGTTACTCACTACCTTTCACCATATACGCTTTTGTGGTCTTACAGCAGCTAGTCGGTGTATGCATCTAAGCAGAATGACTGTGTTCAAGTCAGTATTAAGTGCGGCATTCCTAGCGATTTTTATTGGTAAGTTCCTATATAGGGCGTTATTTAAGTACGTAGCTAAACTTCAAAGGCCGATTCTTTGAATGATTCTAAGACGAaagttttatataaacataggtgATGaagcttcgttttcaagatacagggtattgagcttaagaaaaaaatttttacacattaaaaaaaatttaaataacgaaAAGAGGTAAACTCATATGACactacaatttggtgatagtttttaatgtattttgaaGGATTATTTTAAGCTGGAAATTTTTTGTGTCTTGCTAGTGACATGCGCAGGACTAACGACGGAAATTTAAGATAAACCTAACAAGAAAAACGCATTATTAAAACtacacttaaacaaattgtaggcaaatttttaagcaaaaaaaactcttaacAATAAGCAacataaaaagttataatagtTCCTGAACATGTCCATCTTCTACACGAGCATTAGCTCGTCTTAAGATCAATTGCCGAACACGTTGACATATCCCCTTAGTTTATCTCATCTGATTACATGAAGGCAGTATCCGTTGGATTGATTCTTCTTGTGCAGTTTTGACCGAAGTCCTATAAACGAAGAACGTTACATGACCgcaaaaggaaaaatctaacggatttaaatccggcgACTTGGGAGGCCATGACTGTGCTTATTGcgaaacaaatataaaagtttGTAAAATGTCAGTAAggtataaataacaataataaccataaataccattgccaaatttcaacaaaatcggctTCAGGATTATTGAAACTTTTaagataaatcaattttaaaaaagtttcaaactttgcatcTTGAAAACAAAGCATTACCGGacttatgtttatataaacttttcgccTCAGGATCACCCAAAAAATCACCCCTTGACCTTTGGCCGCATACTTAAGTAACGCCCTGTAGTGTAAACTATAAGTTTTCACAtgctttaataaaatattaggcACTTCTACGGTTGCCTCTATAGACATAGAATGTCTGCCCCTTGAAGAGTGCCCCTTCTCCGTGAACATTCTCTCTAAAAGGTCTCATATCAAATACGTGATCGACTTTGTGAATTCCACGAAATGCGGACGAGATTCTCAAGGAAAAATCAAAGTGTGGTGTGCCAAATTTGTGAACTGCAGGACTCACGACCTTAGAAATGGTAAGAAATAGATGGGCAATCTCTGCCGATACAGGTCCCTACAGGGCGACCCAACAAAAAGGATGCACCTCGACTTTTAgaacttaaaatgaaaatctgtACAAACCCTCGGGcccatcaattttttattcgaaagggacaatttttaatttgattttcaacCCCTGAACAAGGGTGACAGTTAccctcaaaatttttaatagaaagaGGTGTCGCCTGATaactcattttaaagatagtGATGCTCTCATTATAACATAATAGTTTGAGATCACTACTATTACCTCTGTTGAAATGATAATTTATGAAGGTCTGTGGGGAAAAAAGCTTCTaggtaataattaatttatcaaaataagaGCTGCAGGATTCAAAATGAGTGTAGGAACACCTTCAAATGTGACATAACATTGAATCATGAATACCACCAAATTACACCCGAAATCATCACGTAACGTAGGATAAAGCTTTGAAtacagtttattttattttatggagctaaatagcgctcatttccagcatttaataaattgatcagAACAGTATTGTGAACTATTCTTTCATTTACCcacgttttcaagaaaaaaataaaaagagctACCCTTTCAAATTTGAGGGGCAAAACTCATCTCTGTCGCAACGATCCAGTGATATCTCACTTTTAAAGGTCTTTTTACCCTCATTTTGAAGTCTGCAGCTTTTATTGTGATAAAGTAATTATTACGTAAAAGCTTTTTTCCTCACAGACTTTGACAAGCTCTCATATCAAGGGGGGTAATGGCAGTGAATTCAAATTTGGAGGTTAAAATTGGGATACAACTACCTTTAAAAAGAGATATCACTTTCCACTCCTTCCCATTAGGAATTTTGGCGCTAACTGTCGCCCCTGTTCGGGtggaaaatacaataaaaaattgtctcCTCTCGAATCAAACATCCCCCAGCCCGAAggtttttacacattttcattttaaacacTAAAAATCGAGGCGTGAAGTTTTTGttgagccaccctgtacacCTGTGTAATTATGCTTGTACGCAGGTACTTGCCTTCCTGAACCACATTGCATCAGTGAATCATCCCGTGAGAGCTTAAGCGAATGCAACATCCCGGGCAAACCCCCGTCTTCGTATATTTGCTGTCCATGGCCAACAAGTAAAAAACGACGCAATGTTCGTAGGGACGAGGAATTCCATGATGATCGTCATGATGACTTGGACTTCATGGACAATCGACTGCTTCCTACATCACCAGAACAAAAGGAAGATCACCATGACGGATGGTGGACGAACAGACTGTTTAGTGGCGAGGAAGAAGAATCTGCACCGTCACCTCCGATTGTCAATGATTCATGCAAAACTCCTGATAATGACCAAGGTTACAGCCCCAccccttttttttctaaataaatttgttgtaaaatttaatgtatcAGGTACTTGCAAGGATATTTATCAATGCCCCAGAATGCTGGAAGCTCtggcaaattttaacaaatcagACATCAATGCTTTGGACTACTTAAGGAGGTTCGAATGCCCTAACAAAGACCTGGACGCTAAGCTGGTCTGCTGTCCTCAGAGATCTATAGTACTCCCAGTTAGTAGCTCCAGAAGCTCCTCAGCTTTAGGTTAAAAATTCCCGCATTGCCAGAACTTTTCCATGATATACCTTCATGGTTCCAGAGAACCAAGTTTGCGGCCAGCAATCTACGGAAAACAAAATAGCAGGCGGAAGTGCCACATCCTTGGGAGAATTCCCTTGGGTTGCTCTACTTGAATATGACAGCAAATGGGGGCGGAGATATGGGTGTGGGGGGAGCGTTATTAGTGTAAGATATATCTTAACAGCTGCCCATTGTGTGGATTTAGGAGTTCTCGAGAAGAATGGATACCTCCAAGTGTGAGTTACCAAgacattttttctatattcTTTTCACAGTTAAAATAGAGTGGAAGTAAccgaaaatttaatgaaaacctTGATTGCCATTGGCAGAAAGACTACAAAAATTGCGGATTTTCTTACTTATTTTCCATATAAGTACCTACAAGCCTTAGAGACTGGGTGGTGCTACTGGGTGaggtcaaaaaaattgttggaaaatataataaataatagaatGAAACTTAACGAAACCTAACCCAACCATAACCACACCCTTCAAAACCCAAACTAACACAACCAAACCATTCTTATCCAATTCAAAACTTGCGTGAATAACATAATTGaaaagcattttaaatatatatggTGGGTTTAGCTATGGTTAAGTTAGGTTTGATTATACTGAGTGCTCCTAGATAGGGTTGCCTGCACCAcaaaagaagcaaaatttgcatttttcggCAAAAACTAACCcttcataaaagtttttgctTGTTACGGAAACACCTTTCACActgagaaaaaatgattttttttacacgaGGAGCTCAGAATCTTTCAAAACTTTGTTTCAGCTTAAGAGTATCCTGCttctatttcttatttttgatcaaaatgttaataaaatgttgttaaTGTTCGTTAGAATTACTTTAatagtcaaaattaaaaatttgaattgtttttattttaaaattgattaataaatctTAAGCTAACCAAAGAAATAAGATACTGAGGTTAAACAATGTATTATCTTCAACTAATATTAActtatttctttgaaatctATCTGAGCGCAGCCCTGACACCCCgcctctttttttaaattccgcTCTACCTCAGGTTTAAATGAACTGTAAATTGTCTCTTCGTAGGGACAAAATTGTACTTGGAGAGCACGATACCAGGAACGCTACAGATTGCTTCGTTACTCAGTACGGATCTGAGTGTTCTGACCCTCTGCAAATATTGGACGTCGAGAAAATCATCGAGCACCAAAGTTTTAGCACGAGTACCACACGCAACGATATAGCGTTGATAAGGGTGGAAAAAGACATTGTCTATTCCAGTGAGTATTCAAAGCAATAGCCAGtgttgaaatatgattttaaatCTAACTATCATTGCAGGATACGTGCAGCCAATTTGTCTGCCTTCAAGCAGCTTTATCCTgcaagaaaaagagaatttCTTCATTACTGGATGGGGAAGGACCGAGACTGGCTCAACAAGTCCTGTAAAGCTAAAAGCCAGAATGCCGTTAACTAATAAAGGCAACTGCAGCCAGTTAGGCCCTTTAGGAGAAGGACAAATTTGCCTCAGCAATGGGCTAGGCGTGGATAGCTGCAAAGGTATACTCGAATAAACCCAAAGATATTCCAGACAATATTGCTTAGTTTTGCAGGCGATTCTGGAGGTCCAGTGATGAGAATCAGTGCCGAGTCCGGTGACATAGTGACCACCCTAGTCGGCATTATTTCCTACGGTTTTGGTAAATGCGGAACCAGCAACAGCGTGAACACTTACGTGCCATTCTACCTCGATTGGATCAAGCAAAATACGAATTAAGACCATACGTACTTTTTATGTTATATTTTATGCattcgaacaccctgtatatcaacaTCCCCATCCACGTTTCAGCTCTCCCTAGTAATCAATAAACGGACTGACCTTGAACTTGAATTTGGGGGATGCAAAGGAAGGGAGAAGGGACGCATGCCCCGGTTGCCTGCATGTTGCAGTCGAATGTCGACCTAAAGGGCTTATAAATTGAAGTTATTTTTGTgtgtattttcaaattttggtgttgcttaaatttgttattgatttCTCTGCCATTCTCTGCAATAACTCTTTGGCGACGAAACGGTAAATGGAATGGTTTgtccatatacagggtaattcGAATTCGCTACTCACCATTgggatctcgaaaaccgtaaaagGTACGAGGTCGCTTAGATTGTGGCAAAGTTGCGTACTTTCGAGCTTTGCGAAgtgactttttgaaatttggaaagtttcgATTACCGCCAAAGCTACTTTCACCCTTTTATTTGTAATATGGCAccataaaatcttaaatacaACGTTTCAGAATTTGGCAACCATTgagaacttaattttttttaatattgactagaattttttattgtatttttgaattaaatgatGTGTCACCCTTACAAATCTATTATTAACAGCGTACtgaattggaaaaaacatattatggATTACACAAGTGAAGAATACCGTGACATGTTGCGACTTTATTTCATACACCACAGACATTCTGTGCATGCCAGAAGAGCGTATCTTAAAGAATATTCTGAAAGACGGCAGCCGCattattcacatttttgcCGGTTCGAACGAAATTTAGTAGAATGTTGCattaactttgttattttcatgGTAACACTTATGTCCAAGGagtgtttcattattttattttttttaatgtattttgtgCTCTTACGTTTACTTTGACTGTAAGCGTGACACATCACTTAATTCAGAAAatcaaagattttttaaaaatggaataaaaaattcgGGTTCGTACTTAAAAAAACGAAGTTGATGATTTCTAGATGCCGAAACGttgtgtttaaaattgaatgatGTCATCTTATACAGGAGCAAAAGTACCCTTAAAGAAGggaaattcagtttttaaactttcttcaaataacttaaaaaaaccatttgtgGAATTGTCAGTATTTATCGATTATCTTCGgaaataatcgaaatttttaaattttaaaacgggaTGTAGAAAAACTCGAAAACGTACAACCCCAATTTAAGTGACCtcgtattttttatggttttcgaGATTCCAATGGTAAGCAGCGAATTTGAATTACCTTGTATATTCACATAACAGGTTTAGGAATCTTGGGAAGTATTTCAGCGCCGAGGTGAGTTGCTTTTGCACGTCAAGAATATGGGGAACAGTAGTGTGAGCTAATGGGTAACTTTAAAGAGCAGGGTAATCTCCAAGAGCAGTACAGaaatcaatacaaaaaaataattatttccaacaaaaactcatttttattaattaaagttcataaaaatcaattaataaaaatgaaagacTAAATTATCTgcgattttaaatgaaaaaaagtctcCTTCGAGCCGGATTTGAACCAGCGACCTATGGATGTCCGCATTTGATATTCCACTACAGTCCACCGCTCTACCAACTGAGCTATCGAAGGTACACGAAAGTAAGCATCCGAGACAATGAAAAGAGAATGATGTATTACTTATGCAATAATTACTGGTTGCCTAACTTTAcctgtacattaaaattaattaatgtacTCCGTTAGGTAATTTCGCAACATTAATTAACTATccactttcaaaatttaaacaaaaaagaaatactTTAGACGTTGATAAAATCAACCATTAACGAACTCACCAagtgaaaatccaaaaacggTCTCTATGGTGCCACCGCAATGTTGGGTCCAGTTTCATTGAGGACACGCACCCTTCACCATTTTATTAAGCATTCCAAATTACTCACTTCAGCTAGGTTTGCGATTAATTTGGGCCCCTTCGCCTTTGATCGCTGGTTTTACAATCAGGCAGATATTATCTAAAATCGCCAtagaataattataataaaacatgTGCGTGAAAAATATATGCCAAAGCGAAACTAGAGATCAAAGAAATGCCTAAAAGGACTGATATATTGCGTGATAAACAGATATTTTGGAAATGGGGAAAAGTCCTTTGTGGGCTTGGAGCAGTGGTGTTTTTTGAAGTGTGCAACTATAGATTTGCCTTCGTATGTGAAAGCACAAAAGACCTTGTTATGTATTGACGGCTTTGATCTTCTGGTATAATAACTAGGAGAAAGTTTCGTACAGTCGGCCTCATTGCGAATTTAAAATACCctgggaaaaaaaaattaaaacctctAATCTCCCACTGACCGATATAACGgagcttttaaaaattgtttgctgAATCGTAAATCCATCAACAGGGGCCatgttttatgtttattaaaaagtattgccTGCACATAAACCAGGAGCGCGCACATTTGCGGACTGCTGCGCTGCAGcagcaaaaatgtcaaagagGATTGCATGGGGTCGTGtaagaatattattatttgcttGCTACGGGTAGTGGCACACTTTTCCCGCTCCTGCCCCTTTAAGTCCCCCCCGTTTCGTTTGGTTTTACCAAAGAGCGCCTCTCTCCGCCCCTGGTGGACACATTACAAAAAAGCATTAGCCAGAAACAAAAAGGGATATTTACGATTTCCCACCcttcttttatattttcaaaagcttataaatcaaaatactGTGGACGATGGCTAGGATTAACTCCCTATTATTCAAAGTGCCGTTGCGTCGTGCCCCGTTGCCTCACTAAAGCTTTTGCAATATTAAATATGCGAGGAAAAAGAGTGATAAATGGTCTTTGTCATCGAAATTTAGTGCCCCAACACATGTCCTTGAACACTTTATTTCTTACGTTTTAATCCTAAGAATATTCATTATATTGTATTGTCTTCTACGTCCCCTTTGATCTCCTGCAAAGTGCAGCAGACGGTCATGATACGGTTCTGGTATTTGCACATGGAGTTGATCAGGAAGTGGAGCCTTTCTAGGGTCATCGGCGTCTGAAAGTCATTGGACATTTTACTGATGGACGGGCAGTCTTCTAGGAGGAGGCAAACGCCTAGTTTCCCATCTGGGGCCCTGCATTGCtctggaagaaaaaaattaacactcaCCACCAAACCCag includes:
- the LOC136346009 gene encoding ovochymase-like → MQMKKCELLPCFLVLICVQSVRLEGDNCTGFCAGLENSSEGGSEASSSGDSENGLELSDLSINLKFATPCETPNGEVTFCVNLSQCPILEAVKNKKRYSDYIQAAKCGTKNEDVENFRVCCGKYKNFRNKKLKPEQAIETADDASASKPIFDSDLLLPRDCGTQRFILRGRIVGGTEALLGEYPWMARLIHKNKNGRKNYGCAGFLIHPKYVVTAAHCIVSEFAEIRGDPYSVLLGEHNVATVIDCSPRGSVCADPVQISRINKTIVHSAYSKESKNHHNDIALLYLNKHVRISDFVRPICLAMQEDLNCRQYYISGWGKTETAETSPVKLKVNLSVFDKEVCKEKFKSLLDLDIHESQICAGGERMKDSCNGDSGGPLMMYNGSHFLAAGLVSYGVGCGMADWPGVYSSIPYHLNWIKLNMLDITIKNPKVKKPRSLDKAKAAKASAVAGSVNVCRTPNDTQGYCTQLQNCVHLGKLANSTDLRGRKFVRTSICGYDLDNSYLYCCDADGVLEKLKENCTFTSKPNMAPTQEYHSSPPPVKIESSTTPPTVTGSPLVSHLSYCQTPNGDIAQCMSIFSCPSLLAAAVSNTTSDSRRYLRESTCGYKSGIFFVCCGKDINFAQSNLEQDFAEEAEEIRPSDAIGEDMCGVEVTPENVPFVREDRNLFQNISLENRIFGGTESELHEFPWVALLEYADNHTGYRVFLCAGSLISSRHVLTAAHCIIPVSAYKMVSVRLGAWNYTTTDKYCAQSNGTTVCIDPAVDVEVASSYVHPSYVPRTKQKHHDIGIITLKNDVKFTGHVRPICLPIQGVDAPPGERLTLSGWGLTGFNDATVIKQKVDVPLIPVSQCSLMFLKNFTLGTKEERRLSRGQFCAGGESGKDACVGDSGAPLMRRFNSSRWHVEGVVSFGIGCGVTDFYGVYTKVSYYTDWIREIVSNK
- the LOC136345793 gene encoding phenoloxidase-activating factor 3-like produces the protein MHLSRMTVFKSVLSAAFLAIFIGTSTVASIDIECLPLEECPFSVNILSKRSHIKYVIDFVNSTKCGRDSQGKIKVWCAKFVNCRTHDLRNGTCLPEPHCISESSRESLSECNIPGKPPSSYICCPWPTSKKRRNVRRDEEFHDDRHDDLDFMDNRLLPTSPEQKEDHHDGWWTNRLFSGEEEESAPSPPIVNDSCKTPDNDQGTCKDIYQCPRMLEALANFNKSDINALDYLRRFECPNKDLDAKLVCCPQRSIVLPVSSSRSSSALENQVCGQQSTENKIAGGSATSLGEFPWVALLEYDSKWGRRYGCGGSVISVRYILTAAHCVDLGVLEKNGYLQVDKIVLGEHDTRNATDCFVTQYGSECSDPLQILDVEKIIEHQSFSTSTTRNDIALIRVEKDIVYSRYVQPICLPSSSFILQEKENFFITGWGRTETGSTSPVKLKARMPLTNKGNCSQLGPLGEGQICLSNGLGVDSCKGDSGGPVMRISAESGDIVTTLVGIISYGFGKCGTSNSVNTYVPFYLDWIKQNTN